Proteins found in one Sphingobium sp. V4 genomic segment:
- the pspA gene encoding phage shock protein PspA — translation MGIFSRTRDIIAANVTDLLDKAEDPAKMIRMIILEMEETLVEVRASAARTIADQKEMRRHIAKLNALQESWTEKAQLALSKDREDLAKAALVERQKAADMAEQLNHEIETLDDALKASEEDIAKLQGKLREARARQNSLVTRMQSAENRLRVREAYAGEKVNEAFARFDMLERRVDMAEGRADAMSLGQQPKTLEEEIAELKSADKVDADLAALKASMNKGA, via the coding sequence ATGGGTATTTTCTCCCGCACCCGCGACATCATCGCCGCCAATGTCACCGACCTGCTCGACAAGGCGGAAGACCCGGCGAAGATGATCCGCATGATCATCCTCGAAATGGAGGAGACGCTGGTCGAGGTCCGCGCGTCCGCCGCCCGCACCATCGCCGACCAGAAGGAGATGCGCCGCCATATCGCCAAGCTCAATGCCTTGCAGGAGAGCTGGACCGAGAAGGCGCAGCTGGCGCTGAGCAAGGATCGCGAGGATCTGGCCAAGGCCGCCCTGGTCGAACGACAGAAGGCAGCCGACATGGCCGAACAGCTCAACCACGAGATCGAGACGCTGGACGACGCGCTCAAGGCGTCGGAGGAAGACATCGCCAAGCTCCAGGGCAAGCTGCGCGAAGCCCGCGCCCGCCAGAACAGCCTGGTCACGCGGATGCAGAGCGCCGAGAACCGGCTGCGCGTGCGCGAAGCCTATGCCGGCGAGAAGGTGAACGAAGCCTTTGCCCGCTTCGACATGCTCGAACGCCGCGTCGACATGGCCGAAGGCCGCGCCGATGCGATGAGCCTGGGCCAGCAGCCCAAGACGCTGGAGGAAGAGATTGCGGAATTGAAGTCGGCCGACAAGGTCGATGCCGATCTCGCCGCGCTCAAGGCCAGCATGAACAAGGGAGCCTGA
- the pspB gene encoding envelope stress response membrane protein PspB yields the protein MEEILIPIVAITTLFIGMPWLIFHYITKWKQAPKITDEDEKLLDELHLLARRLEERLQTVERIVAADNPDFRPQRPSSDDDYEFDRRN from the coding sequence ATGGAAGAGATTCTCATCCCCATCGTCGCGATCACGACGCTCTTCATCGGGATGCCCTGGCTGATCTTCCACTACATCACCAAGTGGAAGCAGGCGCCCAAGATCACCGACGAGGATGAGAAGCTGCTCGACGAGCTGCACCTTCTCGCCCGTCGCCTGGAAGAACGGCTCCAGACGGTCGAACGGATCGTCGCCGCCGACAATCCCGATTTCCGTCCGCAGCGTCCTTCCAGCGACGACGACTACGAATTCGACCGGAGGAACTGA
- the pspC gene encoding envelope stress response membrane protein PspC, with translation MTARRTKFYLDKANGKWMGVCAGIADYTGIDVVWVRVGAVLITLMGAFPWSLIAYFAAAYFADNKPSGLYADRDDEKFWQGVRTNPTRSTRDVRSKFRDIDRRLADIEIYYTSRNTRLADEIDSLR, from the coding sequence ATGACCGCCCGCCGCACCAAATTCTATCTCGACAAGGCCAATGGCAAATGGATGGGCGTCTGCGCCGGCATTGCCGACTATACCGGGATCGACGTGGTCTGGGTCCGGGTCGGGGCGGTGCTCATCACCCTGATGGGCGCCTTCCCCTGGTCGCTGATCGCCTATTTCGCCGCCGCCTATTTCGCCGACAACAAGCCATCGGGCCTCTATGCGGATCGCGACGACGAGAAATTCTGGCAGGGCGTTCGCACCAACCCGACGCGCTCCACCCGCGATGTCCGCTCCAAGTTCCGCGACATCGACCGTCGCCTGGCCGACATCGAAATCTATTATACCAGCCGCAACACCCGCCTGGCCGACGAGATCGACAGCCTGCGCTGA